One genomic window of Leptotrichia shahii includes the following:
- a CDS encoding DKNYY domain-containing protein, which translates to MKRKNLLKILVLFILAGTIANAEYFKENGEVYYEMPYLEIKSKVKGTDAKTFENVGEDEMETIGFFGKDSKNAYFLGKKIKDVSPKGFEILDTKYVKDDKNLYKFETDSFPYFSSSEIKTRKVSIDGLDVKSFKVLENAKDSYTDYYVDKSNVYMDKDNLKKITGADRNSFEILGYSIARDKNNVYNEGEKLENVDIASFKYFDYGIAKDKNRVFYIDRHKDIENADAKTFERMGESYYFRDKNNVFTLKNDYSDFNYNSGLEVLKNIDRNSFDILNNEIGKDKNGIYYFGKKIDGIPSNNAKIVEELGDNGYILKNGKDYYLITVNARNSHYESNGDEKEKFKIKKINGLNIDYDTFKYFEIYDLYKDKNSFYYHSDNDLKKIKSDINIQSAEKIIELNDFIKDKNNIYYFSDGKLEKINLKIDVNNLEYLDDGNSTFSNYLIDGKNVYFVDNEHGKIKIVKNADRNTFKVVNGNYGTDRKNVYYFGEKLDFVGLDGLKIFNDIYLKDKKNVYEISVNNNDKVKIKPIKNLNIDVVTFENIYEGFYYRDKNAIYYVDTDENSEKKTLKILKGADPSTFELGIISIDKNSVFIENQKLEGVSSKGFEILDNEFNFVKDYKNVYYLDRESDGITYKVEVLDTKGVDIPTFEFLGDFYNKYYKDKNNIYFLNDRDDKMKLEKLNYADPKTFEIINGNFARDDKNLYIFGYKMDGIDPKTFETLNYEMIKDKNGVYFLENISEENENSEIKTRKLNLKGLDLRSFKKVDDSDYYFKDKNSIYYEDSGNLHKIENADLKTFKDLDYNFAKDKNNIYYKNKKLDGIDAASFEKIVFNFIKDKNRLYKIDEDEEKNEIKLIPINEKVNLENFEEIGGNYYKDDKNLYYFGENEFKKIEGADPNSFKYENENYTFIAKDKNNVYFEGEKVKGIDVKSAEGIDGLWIKDKNSVFYRGKKLEKISSNNFNYFDGGISYDKILIDKNGAYKLLESENQKDKIIPLDSKNIDLKTLERIESPVDSSNYFKDKNGVYFLNGEKFVKINGADIDSFEVTMRGKYGKDRSNVYFEGKKMEGENPKKFEEMDIND; encoded by the coding sequence ATGAAAAGAAAAAATTTATTAAAAATATTAGTTTTATTTATTTTAGCTGGAACTATTGCAAATGCTGAATATTTTAAGGAAAATGGGGAAGTTTATTATGAAATGCCATATCTTGAAATTAAGTCGAAAGTGAAAGGTACGGATGCAAAGACTTTTGAGAATGTGGGAGAAGATGAAATGGAAACGATTGGATTTTTTGGAAAAGATAGCAAGAATGCTTATTTTCTTGGAAAAAAGATAAAAGATGTTTCGCCTAAAGGATTTGAGATTTTGGATACAAAATATGTGAAAGATGACAAAAATTTGTATAAATTTGAAACTGATTCGTTTCCTTATTTTTCAAGTAGTGAAATAAAAACGAGAAAAGTTTCGATTGACGGACTTGATGTGAAAAGTTTTAAAGTTTTAGAGAACGCTAAAGATTCCTACACAGACTATTATGTAGATAAAAGCAATGTTTATATGGATAAAGATAATTTGAAAAAAATAACAGGAGCGGATAGGAATTCTTTTGAAATTTTAGGATATTCTATTGCTAGAGATAAAAATAATGTTTACAACGAAGGAGAAAAACTGGAAAATGTAGATATTGCAAGTTTTAAATATTTTGACTATGGGATAGCGAAAGATAAGAATAGAGTTTTTTATATCGATAGGCATAAAGACATTGAAAATGCAGATGCAAAAACTTTTGAGAGAATGGGAGAGAGCTACTATTTTAGGGATAAAAATAATGTTTTTACTTTAAAAAATGATTATTCTGACTTTAATTATAATTCTGGCTTGGAAGTGTTGAAAAATATTGATAGGAATAGTTTTGATATTTTGAATAATGAAATTGGGAAGGATAAAAATGGAATTTATTATTTTGGGAAAAAAATAGATGGAATTCCTTCAAATAATGCTAAAATTGTTGAAGAATTAGGAGATAACGGCTATATTCTTAAAAATGGAAAGGATTATTATTTGATTACTGTAAACGCAAGAAATTCTCATTATGAATCAAATGGTGATGAAAAAGAAAAATTTAAAATAAAGAAAATAAATGGCTTGAACATTGATTATGATACATTTAAATATTTTGAGATATACGATTTGTATAAAGATAAAAATAGTTTTTATTATCATTCGGATAACGACTTGAAAAAAATTAAAAGTGATATTAATATTCAAAGTGCTGAAAAAATAATTGAATTGAATGATTTTATAAAAGATAAAAATAATATTTATTATTTTTCTGATGGAAAACTTGAGAAAATTAATTTAAAAATTGATGTAAATAATTTGGAATATTTGGATGATGGAAATTCTACTTTTAGTAATTATTTGATAGACGGGAAAAATGTTTACTTTGTGGACAATGAGCATGGAAAAATAAAAATTGTGAAAAATGCTGATAGGAATACATTTAAAGTTGTAAACGGAAATTATGGAACAGATAGGAAAAATGTTTATTATTTTGGAGAAAAGTTGGATTTTGTAGGACTAGATGGGCTTAAAATCTTTAATGATATTTATTTGAAAGATAAGAAGAATGTTTATGAAATTTCTGTAAATAATAACGATAAAGTTAAAATAAAGCCGATTAAAAATCTTAATATTGATGTTGTGACTTTTGAAAATATTTATGAAGGATTTTATTATAGAGATAAAAATGCTATTTATTATGTGGACACAGATGAAAATAGTGAGAAGAAAACTTTAAAAATATTAAAAGGAGCAGATCCATCTACATTCGAGCTTGGAATTATTTCAATAGATAAAAATAGTGTTTTTATTGAAAATCAAAAATTGGAAGGTGTGAGTTCCAAAGGGTTTGAAATATTAGATAATGAGTTTAATTTTGTGAAAGATTATAAGAATGTTTATTATTTAGATAGAGAAAGTGATGGAATTACTTATAAAGTGGAAGTTTTAGATACAAAAGGAGTTGACATTCCGACTTTTGAATTTTTGGGGGATTTTTACAACAAATATTACAAAGATAAGAATAACATATATTTTTTGAACGATAGAGATGACAAAATGAAACTTGAAAAATTGAATTATGCAGATCCAAAGACATTTGAAATTATTAATGGTAACTTTGCAAGAGATGATAAAAATCTTTATATTTTTGGGTACAAAATGGATGGAATTGATCCAAAGACATTCGAAACATTAAACTATGAAATGATAAAAGATAAAAATGGAGTGTACTTTTTGGAAAATATTTCAGAAGAAAATGAAAATTCAGAAATAAAAACTAGAAAGTTGAACTTAAAAGGATTGGATTTGAGAAGTTTTAAAAAAGTTGATGATAGCGATTATTATTTTAAAGATAAAAATAGTATTTACTACGAGGATTCTGGAAATTTACATAAAATAGAAAATGCTGACCTAAAAACATTCAAAGACTTGGATTATAATTTTGCGAAAGATAAAAATAATATTTATTATAAAAATAAAAAATTGGATGGAATCGATGCTGCAAGTTTTGAAAAAATAGTATTTAATTTTATAAAGGATAAAAATAGACTTTATAAAATCGACGAAGATGAAGAAAAAAATGAGATAAAATTAATTCCAATCAATGAAAAAGTCAATCTTGAAAATTTTGAAGAAATAGGCGGAAATTATTATAAAGACGATAAAAATCTCTATTATTTTGGAGAAAATGAGTTTAAGAAAATAGAAGGAGCAGATCCAAATTCATTTAAATATGAAAACGAAAATTATACTTTTATTGCAAAAGACAAAAACAATGTTTATTTTGAAGGAGAAAAAGTAAAAGGAATAGATGTTAAGAGTGCCGAAGGAATAGACGGGCTTTGGATAAAAGATAAAAATAGTGTGTTTTATCGAGGGAAGAAATTGGAGAAAATCAGTTCAAATAACTTTAACTATTTTGATGGCGGAATTTCGTATGACAAAATTTTGATTGACAAAAATGGAGCTTACAAATTGCTAGAAAGTGAAAACCAGAAAGATAAAATAATTCCACTCGACAGCAAAAATATTGATTTAAAAACTCTTGAAAGAATCGAATCTCCAGTGGATAGCTCCAATTATTTTAAAGATAAAAATGGAGTTTATTTCTTGAATGGAGAAAAATTTGTGAAAATAAATGGAGCGGATATAGATAGCTTTGAAGTGACAATGAGAGGCAAATATGGGAAAGATAGGAGTAATGTTTATTTTGAAGGGAAGAAAATGGAAGGGGAGAATCCGAAGAAGTTTGAAGAAATGGATATTAATGATTAG
- a CDS encoding DKNYY domain-containing protein: protein MKRKNLLKILILFILVGSLANAEYIKRNGEIYYREWSEEKPKILKNIDKKSFEILENDFAKDKNNIYYEGEKIEKIDPKSAKIFGSHFVKDEKMVFDADEKKELKDVDTQTLKSVGDYYFKDKNNAYFDMEKIDEKVDLETFVYLDYFYAKDKNNLYFYGQKVKGVSPNNFEFWTLLSSVPDNIIKSGNDFYLVYENNSNEKIYAKKMDFPSDKDTFESFSMRVYKDKNNFYYYDDTDDIKKGKTLIKFKNEADMKTLKFLKEKNGEKSDEYIKDEKNVYYVDEENVEIKKIENADYKTFQVIEYLYAKDKNNVYYQGKKLNNVNPNYFKIVDNEIKYNNEFYKIDDNMNLIKIERE, encoded by the coding sequence ATGAAAAGAAAAAATTTGTTAAAAATTTTGATTTTATTTATTTTAGTAGGAAGTCTTGCAAATGCAGAATATATAAAAAGAAATGGAGAAATTTATTATCGTGAATGGAGCGAAGAAAAACCTAAAATATTAAAAAATATAGATAAAAAATCATTTGAAATATTGGAAAATGATTTTGCAAAAGATAAGAATAATATTTATTATGAAGGGGAAAAGATTGAAAAAATAGATCCTAAAAGTGCTAAAATATTTGGAAGTCATTTTGTGAAGGATGAGAAAATGGTTTTTGATGCTGATGAAAAAAAGGAATTGAAAGATGTGGATACACAAACGCTTAAATCAGTTGGAGATTATTATTTTAAAGATAAGAACAATGCTTATTTTGATATGGAAAAAATTGATGAAAAAGTTGATTTAGAGACGTTTGTTTATTTGGACTATTTTTATGCTAAAGATAAGAATAATCTGTATTTTTATGGACAAAAAGTGAAAGGTGTAAGTCCGAATAATTTTGAGTTTTGGACTTTGTTAAGCAGTGTTCCTGACAATATCATTAAAAGTGGGAATGATTTTTATCTTGTTTATGAAAATAATTCGAATGAAAAAATATATGCTAAAAAAATGGATTTTCCGAGTGACAAGGATACTTTTGAAAGTTTTTCCATGAGGGTTTATAAAGATAAAAATAATTTTTATTATTATGACGATACTGATGATATAAAAAAAGGAAAAACGCTTATTAAATTTAAAAATGAAGCTGATATGAAAACACTTAAATTTTTGAAGGAAAAAAATGGCGAAAAAAGTGATGAATATATAAAAGATGAAAAGAATGTATATTATGTGGATGAAGAAAATGTAGAAATAAAAAAGATAGAAAATGCTGATTACAAAACCTTTCAAGTTATTGAATACTTATATGCAAAGGATAAAAACAATGTTTATTATCAAGGGAAAAAGTTAAATAATGTTAATCCAAATTACTTTAAAATTGTAGACAATGAAATAAAATATAATAATGAGTTTTATAAAATTGATGACAATATGAATCTTATAAAAATAGAAAGAGAATAA
- a CDS encoding type II secretion system protein, with translation MKIKGDSNGFTLIEVLLYISIMAILFMMISVNLQKQRQNQEFAIQKRNISQFIRKIQQYAQHNRKEYVLDFKISEKMAYFLDEKNGQKDIIDKMEISKNLSYMTNNSNKNADFKRRTTNEGNFERGFSIYLLDKKGEKIYYRISTNTINAAKYPIISIYRAKKPINLSDDYLKANLWEEEI, from the coding sequence ATGAAAATAAAAGGGGATAGCAATGGGTTTACGCTTATTGAGGTTTTGTTGTACATTTCGATTATGGCGATTTTGTTTATGATGATTTCTGTGAATTTGCAGAAGCAGAGGCAAAATCAGGAGTTTGCAATTCAGAAGAGGAATATTAGCCAGTTTATTAGGAAAATTCAGCAGTATGCACAACACAATAGGAAGGAATATGTGCTGGATTTTAAGATATCCGAAAAGATGGCTTATTTTTTAGATGAAAAAAATGGGCAAAAGGATATTATTGATAAAATGGAGATTTCCAAAAACTTATCTTATATGACAAATAATTCCAATAAAAATGCTGATTTTAAGAGAAGAACTACAAATGAAGGAAATTTTGAAAGGGGATTTTCTATTTATTTGTTAGACAAAAAAGGCGAAAAAATTTATTATAGAATTTCCACAAACACAATAAATGCTGCGAAATATCCAATTATAAGCATCTACAGGGCTAAAAAGCCGATTAATCTTTCAGATGACTACTTAAAGGCTAATTTGTGGGAGGAGGAAATTTAA
- a CDS encoding zinc ribbon domain-containing protein YjdM, whose protein sequence is MSLPKCPKCGSEYVYEDGNMLVCPECFYEWAETEEESSDEAVVKDANGNILQNGDNVTIIKDLKVKGASSDLKRGTKVKNIRLIDDGIHNIDCKIDGFGAMKLKSEFVKKI, encoded by the coding sequence ATGAGTTTACCAAAATGTCCAAAATGTGGATCGGAATATGTTTATGAGGATGGAAATATGCTAGTTTGCCCAGAATGTTTTTATGAATGGGCAGAAACTGAAGAAGAAAGCAGTGATGAAGCTGTAGTAAAAGATGCAAACGGAAATATCTTGCAAAATGGAGATAATGTTACGATTATAAAGGATTTAAAAGTAAAAGGTGCTTCATCAGATTTAAAGAGAGGGACAAAAGTTAAAAATATAAGATTAATTGATGATGGAATTCATAATATTGATTGTAAAATAGATGGTTTTGGGGCAATGAAGCTGAAATCGGAATTTGTTAAAAAAATATAA
- a CDS encoding ComEC/Rec2 family competence protein, with product MKKMGKIEDNELIEESNKKRDFKNISFRKIVKKSDRKENFKNYESTKISKNSGSNKTRENVTKFENKEFDKYILEMKKLREKEARKKYIKSELLRRKQNLLKFFNMKIGIEEVKRTWQFGIFLLLGIFLFMFYLNFVTFKEELSGEKIFYVKIDGNRGSVLKVNNKYLKNQASIENKKGLEYGFYLMRYKIRKVISKNGNVKIDGKILGYKESRLNGIRKYILNIFDELFITDENLYAFSRAAVLGEKAEVSKDMKDKFKYTGLAHLIVISGTHISLVVIGIVKILDGLSLGYRFKYLMALVALTFYCALIGFSPGILRAYIMGAMMILARILFEEEESKKSLLVSFIVIIVLNPYSVFDISMQLSYAAVVAIIFVNPEFKKFYQEKVLDKIKNEVLRNIVDLIFLSLTIQITSIPLFLYYFEKLPLFSFLLNIVGIPIGTVVIQCLFFVVLLNIFKLSLFNGIVVFVTEIIFKAFEGFIYAGSKIPLLQLNINGKAPLWTVFLYYGVLFFTTFFVMPLFTAKININEN from the coding sequence ATGAAAAAAATGGGCAAAATTGAGGATAATGAATTAATAGAAGAAAGCAATAAAAAAAGAGATTTTAAAAATATAAGTTTTCGTAAAATTGTGAAAAAGTCAGATAGAAAAGAAAATTTTAAAAATTATGAGAGTACAAAAATAAGTAAAAATAGTGGCAGCAATAAAACTCGAGAAAATGTAACTAAATTTGAAAATAAGGAATTTGATAAATATATTCTGGAAATGAAAAAATTGAGGGAGAAAGAGGCTAGGAAAAAGTATATAAAATCTGAACTTCTACGAAGAAAACAAAATTTACTCAAGTTTTTTAATATGAAAATTGGAATTGAGGAAGTGAAAAGAACTTGGCAATTTGGGATTTTTCTTCTATTAGGGATTTTTTTGTTTATGTTTTATCTGAATTTTGTTACTTTTAAGGAGGAACTTTCTGGAGAAAAGATATTTTATGTGAAAATTGACGGAAATCGTGGAAGTGTCTTGAAGGTTAATAATAAATATTTGAAAAATCAGGCGAGCATTGAAAATAAGAAGGGGCTTGAATATGGATTTTACCTTATGCGGTATAAAATTAGGAAGGTTATAAGTAAAAATGGAAATGTTAAAATTGATGGGAAAATTTTGGGATATAAGGAATCACGGCTGAATGGAATTCGGAAATATATCTTGAATATTTTTGATGAATTGTTTATAACTGATGAAAATTTGTATGCTTTTTCACGTGCTGCAGTTTTAGGGGAAAAAGCAGAAGTTTCTAAAGATATGAAAGACAAGTTTAAATACACAGGACTGGCTCATTTAATTGTAATTTCTGGAACTCATATAAGTCTAGTTGTGATTGGGATTGTGAAAATTTTGGATGGGCTGTCGTTGGGATACAGGTTTAAGTATTTAATGGCACTTGTGGCACTTACTTTCTATTGTGCATTAATCGGATTCTCTCCAGGGATTTTACGTGCCTATATTATGGGAGCGATGATGATTTTAGCAAGAATCCTTTTTGAAGAAGAGGAAAGTAAAAAATCTCTACTAGTATCATTTATTGTCATAATCGTGTTAAATCCCTATTCAGTTTTTGATATTTCAATGCAGCTTTCTTATGCCGCAGTTGTAGCAATAATCTTTGTAAATCCTGAATTTAAAAAATTTTATCAGGAAAAAGTTTTGGATAAAATAAAAAATGAAGTTTTAAGAAATATCGTTGATTTGATATTTTTAAGCCTGACAATCCAAATCACAAGTATTCCACTATTTTTATATTATTTTGAAAAATTGCCATTATTCTCATTTTTACTGAACATTGTAGGAATTCCAATTGGAACAGTTGTTATACAATGCCTATTTTTTGTTGTACTTTTAAATATTTTTAAATTATCATTATTCAATGGAATAGTAGTTTTTGTAACTGAAATTATTTTCAAAGCATTTGAAGGATTTATTTATGCTGGAAGTAAAATACCGCTTTTACAGCTTAATATCAATGGAAAGGCTCCTTTGTGGACAGTTTTTTTGTATTATGGAGTATTATTTTTCACAACGTTTTTTGTAATGCCTTTATTTACTGCAAAAATTAATATAAATGAAAATTAA